TGGAGATTCAACGATGCATCATTGAAATTCAGCCACATTTATGCAGAATAGTCATGGAAATTTTGACAAATGAGTGCTTATGCATGGAAAGCCGTGGAGGCAATTTACCCGACGTGCTATTCCATAAATAGCTCTAACTTATATACtttattgtttaataaaaaataacaatcaaaaattgtgttttctaTTTAATTCTAATCTTGCGTCTTGATTAAGACATCCTTTATTTTGACACATCTCTTAAACTGGCAATTTCATGAAAGCCTAGCTTCCAGACAGGGAatatgtttttgcattttcagaacttttctctgaaaactcgtaacgccaactcaccagatgttgtcatcgtccatgcctctgcaccatcaCCGTTcacaaacccatttgcttcatttctttgtccaacctggagaaagcagaactaacggcgcggttgttatggccaatgatatcgatgtttcaatttcattagCTTGTCTCTCGTTGAGGTGTTTAGAATTCACTTCTTCACAAGTACCAATATTATTTCCCTTCTAAGTTACCAAAAAAGccattcattttttataaaatttgtacatttttatttaatctgtACATACAGCTGTTGCGCTTCTAACAGAAAGTATTTAACAGAACATAGaaactaataaaacaaaaactaataaaacaTGAATATTAAAACTAGTCAACAGTTAATCACGACATTCGCTAGAAATCACTCGTGTAGCTTAGAACCTTCTGCCGGGCGGCAAATACGCTTGTGCTTGTGGTGGAATGTAGGTGTTGGCGGGGGCAGCGGGTGCGGGTGCGGCTGCAGCCAATGGAGCTGGAGCTGGAGCGGCAGCTGGAGCTGCAGCTGCTTTGCTGGCGAAGTCCAAAACAGGCGCTGAACCGGCATTGTGATTGCTTGAAGCACCAGGCAACGAGTCATATTGCGATTGGATAGCTTGCTTGGCATTCTCAGCGTCGGCTGGGGTGCGGTACTTGACAAAGTGTACTTCTGGTTTGCTGCCGGTGCTCTGTACCGAGTTCAATTTGTTGGCCAAATCACCGATATCCGCTTGCTTGGTCAACACATAGATGGCAGTGCGTTCTTCGCCAGCCGATTTAGCCAATTGCAAAGCAGCATTCTCGAGTCCGGTGTTCTCGGGTCCCTTAACGAAGATGACACGCAAATTCTTCCTCAATGCATTGCCGATATTGTCAGCGGAGCCGGCATCATTGAATTCATGTTCGGGTGCTGAGTAAGTGTAGTATTCCTTATTGAATTCGCTGACTGGCTGAATGGGTTGGGAGAGTTGAGCGGCGCCCACTTGTGGCTGCGTATTGGCGGCATATTCGTAttgagcagcagcaacagcaatcaGACAAAGCACCTGCAAGTGATGGGAGGGAAAGTgtgtgaatattaaaatttatgatttttttttatgtaattcttTAGAATATGtaattttgttactttttacTTGACAACTCACCACAATCACACGCATTTTGATGTTTGTAGAGAAGGTTTTGGCACGGAGCGTTTATTACTGTATGAGTATCGAACTGTTTATGTCCTAACAAAGCCACGCTCGCACTATTTATACTCGATCAGCTACGCACCGATGCTGAAATGTGCCGTCGTCGCCGCCCTACGCACTacaacaacaccaccaacaCCGCCAACACATGTTGCGCCTAATTGCAGCTGCTTCCAGAGCAAAACTTGTTCCATCcaacaaattaattatattcagcctatgtttgtatgtgtgtcacCAATAAAGTTAATGGTGCATAGtttacttctttttctttatagCAGAGGGTCTATTACAAAATTGTATCTAAAATATTGCCACAATTAAGACCACAGGGGCTGTCAACACATTCTCCATGTGGTCAGCGTACTTCTTTGTGGAATCGAAATCCAAAACCGCAGCAGCATAAAACTGAAAACATTTGAATTGCACTATTAAAATGCATTTccaaaaagcaaatatatatttaaaaaaagtttgaatattcaaaattataaatatttaaaaaactgtaACACTATTCGCATTCGAAGTCGAGCACTTATAGCCTTATACCACGCCCCAGCAACCAAAAACGCAtaattagttatatatttataaccaaagacacacatttacacataaAGGACAAATTTTAAAGTCTGACAAATTAAATGCACAAATGCAATGTGTTTTCCTGGgctttttccaattttaatagCTCCCCCATTTCATTGCTTCATTGTTGTTGGCACACACATTTGCATTGCATTTGTGGGTGTGTGCGCGTGCGTGCTGTCATTTGGCCATATTTCTTCTACACATTGCTTTCTGCTTCTTCCGCTTTGCCAAATGGTTTCAACCAATAGCGAGTTGGCACTGCTTTCGCTGTTAATTTGATTACGTTTTTGCAAAATCGCTGTTTTGTAGATCCTAAAACTATGCTTCGATTTTACTTTTACCAGTATATGTAATTTGTTTGcgaaattttgattatttcttgaaaatattcaaaacaatgACAATTGTTGGGGTTATAGCGAACTTAACGTATTGAAACTCCATATCTATTCCTGTAAGGAGAGCAAGTTATTATCCGTAGGAATCAGAAACTATAGCTTTTCACTAATAGTCCCATTATAtgtcttaataaaattgtaataatgaATTAATCAGATAATATTCGCACAGAGTTAAGCCTCAATAAATGCTTTCCCCAAAAGTCTTGCTGTGGAACCGAAAGGAGGGGTATAGTATACACAAAGAGAATATTTCAATGAGTAGTGTGAACTGTGCAAGTAGATTCTCTGCAACGGAATTAGAGATATTATGCAATTCACCCACAACTCATCAATTAACCAGCTCACCTAATTCATCTACAACTCcaatttattccaaaaattattcCGGAATGACGAATCTTTGTAATAAAAAAGATATCATGAGGCGAGTTTGTTAACACGTCTCAGTCCCTGGAGTACCAACCGTTATTTATACTTTAAGAATAAACTTGACACGGATGGGTTACTTTAAACTGCACAAGATAAGCTAATCGATAAAAATTTCCTTTCTATATTGGCACAACCTTTATGATAAATTTGGTGTGTTTAGTAGCTGTTTGTTTACGACACGAAAAGTTTGTCTGGATTTTTgctaaggaaaaaattttaaattttttaaatttaaaaaaaaaaaaaattttaaagttttataaaagtttGTGTTCAAATTAAATGAATGGAGACTacgaaaaatacttcaaaagtgtctattttttcacaatataaGTTTTGGAGtagcacaaagcattcagtgaaagACATGAAATAAGAAAACTTGCCTCTCGCAAGTTATCCATCCACCTCTGACGAGCATGACTAAAGGCCTATAAAGTGTTGCTTTCACCCGACTTAATTGCTAACTCAGCCGAATGGCACAGATGACCGTAACGTGAAAACCAAGAGTCGGGTCCGCTGTTTTCTTTTTGATGCTATAAGACATTTCTACCTAAAGTAATGCACCTGTCTATCTTACTTCTCTATTCAACTTAGAAAGAGCGGTTATAAGCTCATGTTTAGCAACAGAGTTCAATTACTCAAAGTATTGATTCGCAaactttaaatgaatttttcgaCTTTCCATAAAATGTAGAAGCCTTTacataaaagtttaaattacaGAAATGAACAGATTATGTTGTACATAAAACCAATTCACTAAACATTTGCTGGAAAATGAGACCACTACTACAGACACCAAGTATGATGATTATTAAATGGATTTAGTAGCAATTAAGAgagaaacaattaaaaataaagttataaacAAGCTCTTTAGGCCTTAAGTAGATATTTTTTCACTACCTTATGAATCGTTGTGAAGTGGGCTTGagataaaaatacatacacatacatttgtaaataatacTTCATATTTCTGTTTATATCATTATGgccatatttaaatattacaaatggTTGGCAAACCCagcatttttcaatttctttcatAACTAATCAAGCGgtgattaatttcatttaatgaaCTCAAACTTATTTTTCGATATCTACTCATTTGAATTTCCCTTAAGGCAGCGTTGTGTTAAATTCTCAGAATAACACCGAAAATACTTGCAACTGGTGTATAACATTTCGCAAATAACAATGAAACACCAATAATCTGatagttacaaaaaaattttaaaatttttgaatttaaacaatttatttgggTTAAAGATGGATTAGCGCTCGTATCAAACGGTTCATATGTCATAAATTAATTGCTTAATAAACTACTAATGACACCCATGGTGAGAAATGGTGAGAAATGGTGAAAAAACATTAACAGGCAGACTGCAGTAGCCACTGAAACTCACATGTACTTAGGTATATTATGACTAATAATAGGTGGCAGACGCGAGAGACTGGTGTGTGAAACTCATCAGCTGTTAGAAGAAAACTTCAGCGGAGTGCAACGAAATCTACATAGAATTTGAACACACataattaaaagcatttgaAAAGATTTAATTTCTAATATGAGTGACAAgagatttgaaataaaatgagcATTATTCGATTAAACAAAAACTCGGCCCAAATCCGTCAATGCTTAACACGTTGGTATATGTTGAGCTAACTTTTCGATATTATTAATGACGCTGATTATCATAAGCTGTTAAAATTGCTTATTTTCCGTTGGCAATGTAAACAATTAACTACACTAAATGAGCGCCAGGTATTATGTCACTTGAAAGAAGAAACCATTTTTACTTTGAACAATCAGAGAACAATCAGAGACCGACAGACCGGTCAACTCGGCTAGTAACACTGatcgtgtatatatgtaagtatacattTCACAGAGTTTCCTTCTTACTGTTACAAACTTCttcacaaacttaatataccctctgttcagggtataaaaattaaataatagcGTATCTATTTCTTGGTGAACACCTaccgacatatgtacatatgtatatatatatatatattagggtgattcaaaaaaaaattttttttttttcaattggtactcgcaaaaataggttcctagacacctctaagaaagcctctccaaatatgagtttttaattgtaacgggaaggtcctccgcctaacggttttctattttttcttattatcagatagaaaaatttatatctcgcttccaactacttgaaaaaaaatattttgttaattaggttttgtaggaaattgaatgctctaaaatatggtctcttatgagtttttcgtaaacccaaccgtttaaaagatattaacggttgaaatttgactatttttggaaaaattttttttcttattaattttataactcaatgaaaaaaattattatgaatagatttttggaggcTTTCTTAGGGTGTCTAGGAACCCATTTTTCagggtaccaaacgaaaaaaaaattttttttgaatcacctaatatgcattgatgtttgacgatgaatatctcgtaaacgcttaacttaatcgagaaatatcgtagtagaccatttttatagagcagtaaatttcctacaaaactatatgtatcatcattcataataattttttcattgagttataaaattaataagaaaaagaatttttccaaaaatagtcaaatttcaaccgttaatatcttttaaacagttgggtttacaaaaaaaatcataagagaccatattttagaacattcaatttcctacaaaacctaattaacaaaatattttttcaagtagttggaagcga
The sequence above is drawn from the Bactrocera tryoni isolate S06 chromosome 1, CSIRO_BtryS06_freeze2, whole genome shotgun sequence genome and encodes:
- the LOC120777057 gene encoding uncharacterized protein LOC120777057: MRVIVVLCLIAVAAAQYEYAANTQPQVGAAQLSQPIQPVSEFNKEYYTYSAPEHEFNDAGSADNIGNALRKNLRVIFVKGPENTGLENAALQLAKSAGEERTAIYVLTKQADIGDLANKLNSVQSTGSKPEVHFVKYRTPADAENAKQAIQSQYDSLPGASSNHNAGSAPVLDFASKAAAAPAAAPAPAPLAAAAPAPAAPANTYIPPQAQAYLPPGRRF